The Amblyomma americanum isolate KBUSLIRL-KWMA chromosome 5, ASM5285725v1, whole genome shotgun sequence genome window below encodes:
- the LOC144133502 gene encoding uncharacterized protein LOC144133502 — protein MKVRLPQATLLLLLLAPSICLCLHANPRSRREVHKRARPPGGDDDGRPITALQSIDSAFNSGGSKAKVNASSSSSSHKQRPHLVGVGKLLQVVLSSQSNNGSDRTGGSSSKQQPVGSQGIGASMAELVAVQTLQGDVSWIEVKFVNDSQGTGPRRHRHRTRPYSLEERLALIVPVFFVLPFLVWLTCMIMCIARASTRSPY, from the coding sequence ATGAAGGTACGGCTCCCTCAGGCAAcgctcctgctgcttcttctggCACCCTCCATCTGTCTGTGCCTGCACGCGAACCCTCGAAGCCGACGCGAGGTCCACAAGCGCGCTAGGCCACCCGGAGGCGACGACGATGGACGGCCCATCACTGCCCTCCAGAGCATCGACAGCGCTTTCAACAGCGGCGGCAGCAAAGCCAAAGTcaacgccagcagcagcagcagcagccacaagcAGCGGCCGCATTTGGTGGGCGTCGGCAAGCTCCTGCAGGTCGTCCTGTCGTCGCAGTCCAACAACGGCAGTGACCGCACCGGTGGATCGTCGTCCAAGCAGCAGCCTGTCGGAAGCCAGGGCATCGGCGCCTCCATGGCCGAGCTCGTGGCCGTGCAGACCTTGCAGGGTGACGTGTCCTGGATTGAGGTGAAGTTTGTGAACGACTCGCAAGGGACGGGGCCGCGACGGCATCGCCACAGGACGCGACCTTACAGCCTCGAGGAACGCCTCGCGTTGATCGTGCCCGTGTTCTTCGTGCTGCCGTTCCTCGTCTGGCTCACCTGCATGATCATGTGCATCGCCCGCGCGTCGACCAGAAGTCCCTACTAG